The following are from one region of the Candidatus Acidulodesulfobacterium ferriphilum genome:
- the nifH gene encoding nitrogenase iron protein: MRQVAIYGKGGIGKSTTTQNTLAALAERGNKIMLVGCDPKADSTRLLLGGKSQETVLNSVKEVGQENVTEEDVFKIGFGGVRCVESGGPEPGVGCAGRGIITSITTLEQLGSYEKELDYVFYDVLGDVVCGGFAMPIREAYAKEIYIVCSGELMALYAANNICKGVLKFANSGGVRIGGLICNSRNVDNEKDMVEAFAKKLGTQMIYFIPRDNIVQRAEIKKQTVIEFDKSCAQADVYRQLAKNIEENKMFVIPKPMTMQDLEDHMMEYGFMEEYERTTDGKSSAAV; the protein is encoded by the coding sequence ATGAGACAGGTAGCTATTTACGGTAAAGGGGGAATCGGAAAATCCACAACGACTCAGAATACTCTTGCCGCTCTTGCGGAACGAGGCAATAAGATAATGCTCGTAGGATGCGATCCGAAGGCGGATTCCACAAGACTGCTTTTGGGCGGAAAAAGCCAGGAAACGGTGCTAAATTCGGTCAAAGAGGTGGGACAGGAAAATGTAACCGAAGAGGATGTCTTTAAAATAGGTTTTGGAGGCGTAAGATGCGTTGAATCGGGAGGGCCTGAGCCCGGCGTGGGTTGCGCGGGAAGGGGTATTATCACATCCATTACTACGCTCGAACAGTTAGGTTCTTACGAAAAGGAATTGGATTATGTTTTTTACGATGTTTTAGGCGATGTCGTCTGCGGCGGGTTTGCCATGCCTATAAGGGAGGCTTATGCAAAAGAGATATACATTGTTTGCTCGGGAGAACTCATGGCGCTATACGCCGCAAACAATATATGCAAGGGCGTTCTTAAGTTTGCAAATTCCGGCGGGGTTAGAATAGGCGGGCTTATTTGCAATTCAAGGAATGTCGACAACGAAAAAGATATGGTCGAGGCGTTTGCGAAGAAACTTGGAACACAGATGATATATTTTATTCCGAGGGATAATATCGTTCAAAGGGCAGAGATAAAAAAACAAACCGTTATCGAGTTTGATAAGAGCTGCGCCCAGGCGGATGTTTACAGGCAGCTTGCAAAAAATATCGAGGAAAACAAAATGTTTGTCATACCAAAGCCCATGACCATGCAGGATCTTGAGGACCATATGATGGAATACGGCTTCATGGAAGAATACGAAAGGACTACGGATGGGAAAAGTTCGGCAGCGGTTTAA
- the aksA gene encoding homoaconitate hydratase (in Methanococcus jannaschii this protein catalyzes the condensation of alpha-ketoglutarate and acetyl-CoA to form trans-homoaconitate; functions in alphaketosuberate synthesis which is a precursor in coenzyme B and biotin synthesis) — translation MEKIIINDTTLRDGEQTAGIVFSASEKILIAKMLDETGADEIEAGIPVMGGHEKKAIKEINELGLKAKIVGWNRAKMEDIYSSLDIGLKVIHISIPVSQIHMEYKLKKDFQYIKTSLIDILKILNKEGVQYSVGGEDSSRAEENTIIEIIKIAKEEGAYKYRYSDTVGMLNPLKTFENIKKLTSLFKDIIIEIHTHNDFGMASANSVSALKAGAGSLSGSISGIGERAGNCALEEVIAYFNFIENKKIKFDLIKAKILAKLIAKITKRPMPVSKPIFGKNIFYHEAGIHTDGILKNPINYEAYPPEYVGAERKLLAGKHSGSAAIKHKLNKMGLQINNEDAKNILDIVKAESVKLKRCLTDKEVESIYNDYKMNAGF, via the coding sequence ATGGAAAAAATCATTATCAACGATACGACATTAAGAGACGGCGAGCAAACCGCGGGAATCGTGTTTTCGGCTTCCGAAAAGATATTAATTGCCAAAATGCTGGATGAAACAGGCGCGGACGAGATAGAAGCGGGCATTCCGGTAATGGGGGGCCATGAAAAAAAGGCAATTAAAGAGATAAACGAATTAGGACTTAAGGCAAAAATAGTCGGCTGGAATAGAGCAAAGATGGAAGATATTTATTCATCGCTTGACATCGGTCTTAAAGTTATTCACATATCGATTCCGGTTTCCCAAATTCATATGGAATATAAGTTAAAAAAAGATTTTCAATATATTAAAACTAGCCTGATAGACATTCTAAAAATATTGAATAAAGAAGGGGTGCAATATTCCGTGGGCGGTGAAGACTCCTCGAGAGCCGAGGAAAACACGATTATCGAGATCATCAAAATTGCTAAAGAGGAGGGGGCATATAAATACAGGTATTCAGACACCGTGGGGATGCTTAATCCGTTAAAAACCTTCGAAAATATAAAAAAATTAACATCCCTATTCAAAGACATAATAATAGAAATTCACACGCATAACGACTTCGGCATGGCTTCGGCAAATTCGGTTTCGGCTTTAAAAGCCGGCGCAGGTTCTTTATCCGGCAGTATCTCCGGCATCGGCGAAAGAGCCGGAAATTGCGCACTGGAAGAGGTTATCGCATATTTTAATTTTATAGAAAATAAAAAAATTAAATTCGATTTAATAAAAGCAAAAATTTTGGCAAAGCTTATAGCAAAGATAACAAAAAGACCGATGCCCGTATCAAAGCCGATTTTCGGCAAAAACATATTTTATCACGAGGCGGGCATACACACCGACGGAATATTAAAAAACCCTATAAATTACGAGGCCTATCCGCCTGAATATGTCGGGGCCGAAAGAAAACTCTTAGCAGGAAAACATAGCGGTTCTGCGGCAATCAAGCACAAGTTAAATAAAATGGGGCTTCAAATAAATAATGAGGATGCTAAAAATATTCTCGATATCGTAAAGGCAGAATCGGTTAAATTAAAAAGATGCTTAACCGATAAAGAGGTTGAATCTATTTATAACGATTATAAAATGAATGCCGGTTTCTAA